The genomic interval GAACGGCGGCCGCAACCAACGAACAATCGTCAGTTTACGAGCCCTACGCAACTGAACAAAAATCCCCATAGCCCTCGCAGCCTGCAAAACACCCCGCCAGTGCATGGGCTTAACAGTAGACGCAGCGTGAGCGAGGCGCaaataagacaaaatctgagacttAACAGTCTCCGCGGAAATGTGCAAATGACGGTGTTTCGCATCGTTAcgagccgtccagagaaaccatAAAACAATGAAAGGCAAAAACTCCTTCACGTGGCCCCTAGGAGTCCACCCCGGATGCCTCTTCCAAGCACTGAGGAAGAGTCTGAAATCACTGGTAAGGGGAATACGGACATGAAAAACAGCCCCAAAGTAATGCCATACAGACCTGGCAAGAGGGCTATCAATGAAAATGTGCGTGAATGTCTCAGGcatctcacaacactgacatttaGACGCCAGCTCGAAACCACGACGCTGGAGCACATCGTCAACTGGAAGccattgatgccaaaacctcCAGAGGAAGAAAGACATAGTAGGCCTCAGCCAACTGCCCCAGCAAGGAGTGAAGATATCAGAAACTTGGTCTCTCAAGCGGACAAGCTCCCATGCGGATTTCAGCGAAAAAAACACCGTCAGAACTATGCACCCAAATAGCCGAATCGGGCTCCCCCGATGCAATAGGGATCAGAGTAATAGTCTCAGCAACAGAGGGTGGGACAACTGAGCAGAGAAGGTCAAAATCCCAAGCCCCATCTGAAAGAAAGTGAGAAACACGGACACCCCGATCCCCCCTAAGCAGGACCTGACTAGACAAGGGAACATCCCCACACCAGATGTCATCCCAAAAAGCAACATCTCCCACCCCAATTCTCCATCGAATGCCAGATTCAGCACGAGCCCTAATCTTAAGCAAACgacgccaagtgggagaaatgaacCCAGCAGATGAAACATAAGCTGGATGCACCAACTGGCAGTATTTTCTCATCATGAATTTGGCCCATAGGGATGAACCTTGACGAAAACGAAACCATAATTTaatggagaagctatccacaATATCTTTGAGCCTGCGAAATCCAAGACCCCCTTCAGAGACAGGAAGACATGCACGAGACCACCtcgcccaatgccatttcttatCCAAGGATCTGGATCCCCACAGGAAACCATTGAAAACATTCTCAAGCCTCTCCATAACTGCCAGAGGTGGCTGGACTACCTGGAACATGTAAATGGGAACCGAAAGGAGGACACTCCTAAGGAGAGTCATACGGCTCCCCGGGGAAAGAGTTTTAAGCTCCCAACCCTCCAACTTCTTACTCACCATCTGCACAAGGGGATCAAAAAGAGAGCAAACTCTATTCCCACGAAACAAAGGAACTCCGAGGTATTTGATAGGAAAACAACCCTCCCCAAACCCAGTGATACGAAGGAGACGGGAACGAGTACGACCAGaacacctcggaggcaaaataaTGACACTCTTAACTGCATTCACCAACTGCCCCGAGCAGTTTTCATAGTGATGCAAAAAATCCATGAGACTGTTCATCTCACGAgtcccaccattggcaaaaataatgacatcatcagcataggccaggTGGGAAAGAAGGAGATCACAACCAGATCGGTACCTAATCGCAGGATACTGACGATAAAGACGATCAAGACCACGCGAAAGGTACTctgcccccaaaatgaaaagaagtggGGACAAAGGGTCGCCCTGCCGGAGACCCCTAGTGGATCCAAAGAATCCAGTGAGtgaaccattgatattaactGAAAATTGGCAATGAGAAATGCAGGCAGATATCATCGACACTACCTGCTCTGAAAAGCCATAATGCCTCAAGACATCCAACAGAAAAGACCATTGGACCCTATCATAAGCTTTAGCCATATCcagtttcaaaataacattgccaccacgggtggggagagaaagactatgagtgagctctTGAGCAAGGAGGATATTATCCGAAATCACCCGCCCTGGAACAAAGCCACTCTGATTCCACGAAACCAGCCTCTCCGCCACCTCCTTCAGCCGAGAATATAAAAGTTTGGAAATTATCTTATTAGTCACATTACACAAGCTGATAGGACGAAAGTCCGACCAAGCCTGAGCTCCCATGACTTTGGGAATCAATGTgatcgtggtggcagtaaacCCCTGTGGCAAGGGACTACCCCGAAAGAAATCCAGGACCgcatcaaaaacatcctgatggacaatctcccagcaatgctgaaagaaggccGAAGAGAATCCATCAGGCCCCGCCACACTATCACGGTgaatggagaaaacagtcgccCTGCACCTCCTCCAAAGAAGGAGGGGCAGCAATATTTGCGTTCTCCAAATCCGAGATCACCAAGGGGAAATCAGAAAAATCCGGGCAAGAAAGCACAAAAGGATCCCCAGTAAGCAGGTTTTGAAAAAAGGCGGCCCCAGACTGCTGAATAAGCTCAGGGGAAGTAATGCAAGAGCCATTATCCCAAATACGAAAGATTTTATTAGCCACCCTTTTTTTCTTGACCATATTGtggaagagtttggtgttcctctcaccatcctctaaccaCCTACAAGCGGCTTTTTGccgccaaaaatccgcctccatggcggtaacCCTAGCAAGATCTGCATTGCAATTGGACAAACTAGTCCAATGCAAATCCGAAGGAGCAGCCTCGCAATCTGCCTCAGCAATCCGGACAGCCTGCTCCGCCTCAGCAAGTTTGGCAAAAAGATCACCAAAAACACTCTTATTCCACCACTTCAGATGGCTTTTGAGGCGCTTCAACTTCACAAAAAGACGGGGCATACCGTTCAAATGACACGGtaaattccaattaagcctcaccgtctgcaaaaaaccatggtgcctgAGCCACATGCTCTGAAAGCGAAAAGAACTCGGCCCACTAGCAAAGACCGGGACTGACACAAAAAGAGGACAATGGTCAGAGACCGTACGAATGAGGTGCTCCACACGAATAGAATGAAATGgtcaccccaatcaacagacACAAAAACCCGATCAagacgcttccaaatggtcttgttCGTCcacgtgaacgaagacccctcaaaaccagcatctactaacccagaatccaaaataaagtgattaaaTTCTTCCATGGGAAGCAACCGCCCACCAGAAGAACCCAAACACTCCGACGAATTCCTGACTACATTAAAGTCGCCACCAACAAGCCAAGGACCCTGAGCAGGCTTAACCTGAAGCAAAGAATTCCAAAGCTGTCTGCGCTCAATGTAATCACACTTAGCATAAACAAAGGAACAAAAGACAGTGGTCGGCAAAAAAGTAGCAGAAACCCGGAAGTGAAGGAATTGAGTGTGATCAAAAAGACACTCAACCATGACATCCTCCGCAAAGAAAACCCAGATATGACCCGAGGAGTTCGATATAACTCGAGAAAAACCAAAACGACGAGTCATAAAACGAACatccagatcaatcatgggTTCCAAAATAGCCAAGATCTTGACTCTCTTATCTTTAACGTGGGCATGTAGCCTTTGTTGAGACTCCGAGCTCCGGAGCCCCCTGACATtccatatgagaaaattcatggagAATGGGCACCAGAACCGCCCTGTCGCTTTTTACGCGACCTATGAAAAGCATTCTCCTTCCTTTTCTTAATATCCCCCATATCAGCATCCAGAATACGACCTTCAGACCTACAGCCATCACCCGACTCAGAATGCCGATCGAATTCCTGATCAGTATCTCCAGCAGATTCCAGCCGGAAGACCAGCTCACTGACAGAAGGACCCTGCCTAGCAACCAATTCCTCTACCGTAGAGGAAGCATCATCAGGAGACAAAGGAACAGAGGGGATGGAATGACTACTGTGATTCAAAGTACAAGGCCCCAGAGAGCCAAACACAGGCAACTCACTAGTAGACGGGACCCCAATACCATCCACACAATCATCCAACTGTAACCCTCCATCAATAACCTCATCAGTGAGGATCACACCCTCAACAAGAACAGACTCCAAAGGATCCTTTCCAGAAGACCCAACACCGGCATCCTCCAGATGACCACATGGAGGGTCCATATCAACACAATCTAATCCAACAGGATCAGGCTCCGCGTCCTGCCCATGCGAGAGCACCTCAAAAGGATTCAACTCAAGAGGATTCTTTCTTGGAAGAACCTG from Primulina tabacum isolate GXHZ01 unplaced genomic scaffold, ASM2559414v2 Contig671, whole genome shotgun sequence carries:
- the LOC142534668 gene encoding uncharacterized protein LOC142534668, encoding MNFLIWNVRGLRSSESQQRLHAHVKDKRVKILAILEPMIDLDVRFMTRRFGFSRVISNSSGHIWVFFAEDVMVECLFDHTQFLHFRVSATFLPTTVFCSFVYAKCDYIERRQLWNSLLQVKPAQGPWLVGGDFNVVRNSSECLGSSVPVFASGPSSFRFQSMWLRHHGFLQTVRLNWNLPCHLNGMPRLFVKLKRLKSHLKWWNKSVFGDLFAKLAEAEQAVRIAEADCEAAPSDLHWTSLSNCNADLARVTAMEADFWRQKAACRWLEDGERNTKLFHNMVKKKRVANKIFRIWDNGSCITSPELIQQSGAAFFQNLLTGDPFVLSCPDFSDFPLVISDLENANIAAPPSLEEVQGDCFLHSP